The Williamsia sp. DF01-3 genome has a window encoding:
- a CDS encoding 2'-5' RNA ligase family protein, which translates to MAHSIELIFDENTDTLIGEQWAALTEAGLPSQGNIRSTSNRPHVTLVAAESIDPAVDSTLVAMTDVVGMSVDIGALLIFRGRRATAARLVVPSLPLLQLHACVFHTAALHMTGEPLQHVTPGSWTPHVTLARRLDHGQIAEVAAALNNSPDTFTATVAGLRRWNGDSREEFHLLPRA; encoded by the coding sequence ATGGCGCATTCGATAGAGCTGATCTTCGACGAAAACACTGACACTCTTATCGGTGAACAGTGGGCCGCGCTGACCGAAGCAGGTCTTCCCAGTCAGGGCAACATCCGGTCGACGTCCAATCGGCCGCACGTCACCCTTGTCGCCGCGGAGTCGATCGACCCCGCCGTCGACTCGACTCTCGTGGCGATGACGGACGTGGTGGGGATGTCCGTAGACATCGGCGCCCTGCTGATCTTCAGGGGGCGGCGCGCCACTGCGGCGCGTCTCGTGGTGCCCTCACTGCCGCTGTTGCAGCTGCATGCATGCGTCTTTCACACTGCCGCCTTGCATATGACGGGTGAACCCCTGCAGCATGTGACGCCGGGGAGTTGGACCCCACACGTGACGCTCGCGCGACGACTCGACCACGGGCAGATCGCCGAGGTCGCTGCGGCGCTCAACAATTCGCCCGATACCTTCACCGCCACCGTCGCCGGGTTGCGACGGTGGAACGGTGACAGCCGCGAGGAGTTCCACCTACTCCCCAGAGCCTGA
- a CDS encoding isocitrate/isopropylmalate dehydrogenase family protein encodes MTHPYRIGLIDGDGIGPEVVPAAARIVEAAVGAAGRAVEWVPLDIGRAAIESYGDAIPQKTLAALDELEMWILGPHDSAGYPPEHRTGLTPGAVIRKRFDLFANIRPAKAYSGIPAVNPRMDLIIVRENSEGLYADRNMARGTGEFMPTPDVALAVGVVTREASTRIAVSAFELAMSRRKRVTIVHKANVLTMTTGLFRDVCRDVGRQYPEVEVDEQHVDAMAAHLVRRGHEFDVVVTENLFGDILSDLAAELAGSLGTAASVNSSADKAMAQAAHGAAPDIAGRGVANPVGIIGSAALLLDWQAARTGDGAAADAAGAIRDAVESVIAGGLSTPDLGGAATTEEFTAAVLKRF; translated from the coding sequence ATGACACACCCGTATCGGATCGGCCTGATCGACGGCGACGGAATCGGGCCGGAAGTGGTGCCTGCAGCGGCCCGGATCGTGGAAGCGGCGGTCGGTGCCGCCGGTCGCGCGGTCGAGTGGGTACCGCTCGACATCGGACGCGCCGCCATCGAGTCGTACGGGGATGCGATCCCGCAGAAAACGCTGGCTGCCCTGGACGAATTGGAGATGTGGATACTCGGGCCGCACGATTCGGCAGGGTATCCGCCGGAGCACCGCACCGGATTGACCCCAGGCGCGGTCATCCGCAAACGCTTCGATCTGTTCGCCAACATCCGTCCGGCAAAGGCCTATTCGGGCATACCGGCGGTGAACCCGCGGATGGATCTGATCATCGTGCGCGAAAACAGCGAGGGGCTGTACGCAGACCGAAACATGGCGCGGGGCACGGGGGAGTTCATGCCGACACCGGATGTGGCGTTGGCGGTCGGGGTGGTCACCCGAGAGGCGTCGACACGAATTGCGGTGTCCGCGTTCGAACTCGCGATGTCCCGTCGAAAACGAGTGACCATCGTGCACAAGGCGAATGTGCTGACGATGACAACCGGATTGTTCCGGGACGTGTGCCGCGACGTCGGCAGGCAGTACCCGGAGGTCGAGGTCGACGAGCAACATGTCGATGCCATGGCTGCGCACCTGGTCCGTCGAGGACACGAGTTCGATGTGGTGGTCACCGAGAACCTCTTCGGCGACATCCTGTCCGACCTCGCCGCGGAGCTGGCCGGTTCACTCGGTACCGCCGCGTCGGTGAACAGCTCGGCCGACAAGGCGATGGCGCAGGCCGCGCACGGGGCGGCCCCCGACATCGCCGGACGAGGCGTGGCCAACCCGGTGGGCATCATCGGCTCGGCGGCGCTGTTACTGGACTGGCAGGCCGCGCGAACCGGGGACGGCGCAGCGGCCGACGCGGCGGGCGCGATTCGCGATGCGGTCGAGTCCGTGATCGCCGGTGGTCTCAGTACTCCCGACCTGGGAGGGGCGGCCACCACCGAGGAGTTCACAGCCGCTGTTCTGAAGCGCTTCTAA
- a CDS encoding molybdopterin-dependent oxidoreductase, with amino-acid sequence MPNEALGNSSHWGLFTASVESDGLRVIPDTDDPDPSALLGNIPASLDTRARILHPYVRRGWLADGPGAGARGDDEFVEVTWDHALDLAARELERVRSTFGNTAIFGGSYGWASAGRFHHAQSQLHRFLNCLGGYTRSRHTYSHGASETLLPHVVGGLEPLYEPTTWQVMSEHTELFVCFGGMPAKNFQINAGGVSKHIVRGAIDVARDNGAEFVLISPLADDLELQPRDQWIPITPASDTALMLALCWVLLDEKLWDKEFLDDHCAGTERFADYLCGRSDGVVKDARWAAQICGIDAATITALARRMASSRTMVTTSWSLQRASFGEQPLWASIALAAFLGQIGLPGGGFGHGYGSTGGMGAAKLPYDLPTFHQGYNPVREFIPVARIADMLLHPGESYEFNGTTMNYPDTRLIYWAGGNPFHHHQDLGRLRRAFGRPDTVIVHEPFWTATARHADIVFPVTTTLERNDIGCGRLDEAMVAMRQITSPVGESMNDYDVFSHLSKRLGVHEEFTENLDELGWLEKMYEQWRAVTPDQYRPREDFAQFWEKGRLDLRGAMAGHVMYEDFRNDPIAHRLATPSGLIEIVSGTIDDFGYDDCPPHPAWLAPPEVAGLGSGRYPLCLVANNPKTRLHSQLDHGAYSAASKVQGREPIRLHPDDAAARSIDEGDVVMIRSETAQMLAGAVLDDNVARHVAQISTGAWYDYSAPNVADCVHGNPNVLAPDVGTSRLAQGSTGQLVRVEIVAYEGVPPSVSVHDHTSWIHG; translated from the coding sequence ATGCCGAACGAAGCACTGGGCAACAGCTCTCACTGGGGTTTGTTCACTGCATCCGTCGAATCCGACGGACTGCGTGTCATCCCGGACACCGACGATCCCGACCCTTCGGCCCTGCTCGGCAACATCCCGGCATCACTCGACACCCGTGCGCGGATCCTGCATCCGTACGTCCGCCGCGGATGGCTGGCCGACGGACCGGGTGCAGGCGCACGGGGCGACGACGAGTTCGTGGAGGTGACCTGGGACCACGCGCTCGACCTGGCCGCACGCGAATTGGAGCGTGTGCGTTCCACATTCGGCAACACCGCGATCTTCGGTGGCTCGTACGGCTGGGCCAGCGCGGGCCGCTTCCACCATGCACAGAGCCAACTGCACCGGTTCCTCAACTGCCTCGGCGGATATACCCGGTCACGGCACACGTACAGCCACGGAGCGTCGGAGACATTGCTCCCCCATGTGGTCGGCGGCCTCGAGCCGTTGTACGAGCCGACCACCTGGCAGGTGATGAGTGAACACACCGAGTTGTTCGTGTGTTTCGGCGGGATGCCCGCCAAGAACTTCCAGATCAACGCCGGCGGGGTCAGCAAACACATCGTCCGAGGTGCCATCGACGTCGCCCGTGACAACGGTGCCGAGTTCGTCTTGATCAGCCCGCTGGCGGACGACCTCGAATTACAACCGCGGGACCAGTGGATACCCATCACCCCGGCGAGCGACACCGCCCTGATGCTGGCGCTGTGCTGGGTGCTTCTCGACGAGAAGCTCTGGGACAAAGAGTTTCTCGACGACCATTGCGCGGGAACCGAACGATTCGCCGACTACCTGTGCGGCCGGTCGGACGGCGTGGTCAAAGACGCACGCTGGGCTGCGCAGATCTGCGGTATCGACGCCGCGACCATCACGGCACTGGCACGACGGATGGCGTCGTCGAGGACCATGGTGACCACGTCGTGGTCGCTGCAGCGGGCATCGTTCGGCGAACAGCCCCTGTGGGCGTCCATTGCGCTGGCCGCGTTCCTCGGTCAGATCGGGCTGCCCGGTGGGGGTTTCGGGCACGGTTACGGCTCGACGGGAGGGATGGGCGCTGCCAAACTCCCGTACGACCTGCCCACCTTTCATCAGGGCTACAACCCGGTGCGTGAGTTCATCCCGGTCGCCCGCATCGCAGACATGTTGCTGCACCCCGGCGAGAGCTACGAGTTCAACGGCACGACCATGAACTACCCGGACACCCGCCTGATCTATTGGGCCGGCGGCAACCCGTTCCACCATCACCAGGATCTCGGGCGCCTCCGACGCGCGTTCGGGCGACCCGACACCGTCATCGTGCACGAACCGTTCTGGACGGCGACCGCACGCCACGCCGACATCGTGTTCCCGGTGACCACCACACTCGAACGCAACGACATCGGCTGCGGGCGTCTCGACGAGGCGATGGTAGCCATGCGACAGATCACCTCTCCCGTCGGTGAGTCGATGAACGACTACGACGTCTTCTCCCACCTGAGCAAACGACTCGGTGTCCACGAAGAGTTCACCGAGAATCTGGACGAACTCGGCTGGCTGGAGAAGATGTACGAGCAGTGGCGTGCCGTGACTCCCGACCAGTACCGACCCCGAGAAGACTTCGCGCAGTTCTGGGAGAAGGGACGCCTTGATCTTCGCGGCGCGATGGCCGGTCACGTGATGTATGAGGACTTCCGCAACGACCCCATCGCCCACCGGTTGGCGACCCCGAGCGGCCTGATCGAGATCGTCTCGGGCACCATCGACGATTTCGGGTACGACGACTGTCCGCCGCATCCGGCGTGGCTTGCGCCGCCAGAAGTGGCCGGGCTCGGCTCGGGTCGGTACCCGCTGTGTCTTGTCGCCAACAACCCGAAGACGAGGCTGCACAGCCAGCTCGACCACGGCGCGTACAGCGCGGCCTCGAAAGTGCAGGGGCGAGAACCGATTCGCCTCCACCCCGACGATGCTGCAGCGCGCTCGATCGACGAAGGCGATGTTGTTATGATCCGCAGCGAGACTGCGCAGATGCTGGCCGGAGCGGTGCTCGATGACAACGTTGCACGGCATGTCGCACAGATCTCGACGGGAGCCTGGTACGACTACAGCGCACCGAACGTTGCCGATTGTGTGCACGGCAATCCGAACGTGCTCGCTCCTGACGTGGGTACCTCACGGCTCGCGCAGGGCTCGACCGGACAATTGGTGAGGGTCGAGATCGTGGCGTACGAAGGTGTTCCACCGTCGGTCTCGGTTCATGATCACACGTCCTGGATCCACGGATGA